A window from Haloarchaeobius amylolyticus encodes these proteins:
- a CDS encoding DUF7539 family protein has translation MELVLSDRSLLRRARDQLDGWVRNGRDRAFDDLFAGPNPTVPGARLALLDRIDAALPEQTGVGLWGTDEYGIITGYEVGDVPFRVVCTRRPEIPASGYRGRDSIDEATRNDLNDVLYEYCERVASHAQADLERFLLSLDREH, from the coding sequence ATGGAACTCGTACTCTCCGACAGGTCGCTGCTCCGTCGGGCCCGGGACCAGCTCGACGGCTGGGTCAGGAACGGGCGCGACCGCGCCTTCGACGACCTCTTCGCCGGGCCGAACCCGACGGTGCCCGGCGCCCGGCTGGCCCTTCTCGACCGTATCGACGCCGCACTTCCCGAGCAGACCGGCGTCGGCCTCTGGGGAACCGACGAGTACGGCATCATCACCGGCTACGAGGTCGGCGACGTCCCCTTCCGGGTCGTCTGCACGCGCCGGCCCGAGATCCCCGCGAGTGGGTACCGCGGCCGGGACAGCATCGACGAGGCGACCCGGAACGACCTCAACGACGTGCTGTACGAGTACTGCGAACGCGTCGCCTCGCACGCACAGGCCGACCTCGAACGGTTCCTCCTGTCCCTCGACCGCGAGCACTGA
- a CDS encoding gamma carbonic anhydrase family protein, translating into MQRPLRDASPMVADSAFVSEMAYLIGDVAVDERASIWPFVCCRADGAPVDIGQETNVQEFTMLHGATLGDEVTVGHNAVVDFATVEDHSLVGMHSAVLRGATVESNCIVAANTVVLQDQTIPEGHLAYGTPAETKPLSDAQLDEISRTHEHYVELGQEYGEAEQFE; encoded by the coding sequence ATGCAGAGACCACTCCGCGATGCCAGCCCGATGGTGGCCGACTCCGCGTTCGTCTCCGAGATGGCCTACCTCATCGGCGACGTGGCGGTCGACGAGCGTGCGAGCATCTGGCCCTTCGTCTGCTGCCGGGCCGACGGCGCCCCGGTCGACATCGGCCAGGAGACCAACGTCCAGGAGTTCACGATGCTCCACGGCGCGACCCTGGGCGACGAGGTGACGGTGGGACACAACGCCGTGGTCGACTTCGCTACCGTCGAGGACCACTCGCTCGTCGGGATGCACAGCGCGGTCCTCCGGGGCGCGACCGTCGAATCGAACTGCATCGTGGCGGCGAACACAGTCGTCCTGCAGGACCAGACCATCCCCGAGGGCCACCTCGCCTACGGCACGCCGGCCGAGACGAAGCCCCTCAGCGACGCACAGCTCGACGAGATTTCGCGGACGCACGAGCACTACGTCGAGCTGGGACAGGAGTACGGGGAGGCCGAGCAGTTCGAGTGA
- a CDS encoding glycoside hydrolase family 13 protein yields the protein MTPLERDPEWWKEAVVYQVYPRSFNDTDGDGVGDLQGVIEKLDYLDELGVDVVWLNPVYESPNADNGYDIADYRSIMDQFGSMADWETLLDGLHERGIALIMDLVVNHTSDEHEWFVESRDPDSEYRDWYWWREGVDADEVDWDAAEGPEGEAPPNDWGSFFGGPAWAYDEDTEEWYLHLFDRKQPDLNWENPDVREEIFDMMQWWLDKGIDGFRMDVINLISKVEEDAPEDAIPEHYFNGPRIHEYLQDMNEEVLEGENLLTVGEMIGDEMPMETARQYVGEDGDGLSMIFHFEHMLLDRGHHIWEREELDLTEFKAVFDRWQDGLADDGWNSLYLNNHDQPRQVSRFGNDDEYRRESAKLLGTFLHTLQGTPYIYQGEELGMTNYPFESLEDYQDVDTVNPVRNALDDGTIDSFEDVADDVRQNSRDNARTPMQWSDDEHAGFTDGEPWMPVNPNYEHVNAEAERADPDSVFHYYRDLIALRDEHDVLVSGEYDQLTPDHEELWAYTRTSEDGRLLVALNFADTATSAGMAGLVDLDDAEPTLLIGNYGQREESVDASDLATVDLRPWEARVYRLD from the coding sequence ATGACCCCGCTCGAACGCGACCCCGAATGGTGGAAAGAAGCCGTCGTCTACCAGGTCTATCCCCGCAGTTTCAACGACACCGACGGCGATGGCGTCGGCGACCTCCAGGGCGTCATCGAGAAGCTCGACTACCTCGACGAGCTGGGCGTCGACGTCGTCTGGCTCAACCCCGTCTACGAGTCGCCGAACGCGGACAACGGCTACGACATCGCCGACTACCGGTCCATCATGGACCAGTTCGGCTCGATGGCGGACTGGGAGACACTGCTCGACGGCCTCCACGAGCGCGGCATCGCGCTCATCATGGACCTCGTGGTCAACCACACGTCCGACGAGCACGAGTGGTTCGTCGAATCGCGCGACCCCGACAGCGAGTACCGCGACTGGTACTGGTGGCGGGAGGGCGTCGACGCCGACGAGGTCGACTGGGACGCCGCCGAGGGCCCCGAGGGCGAGGCACCCCCGAACGACTGGGGCTCGTTCTTCGGCGGCCCGGCGTGGGCCTACGACGAGGACACCGAGGAGTGGTACCTCCACCTCTTCGACCGCAAGCAGCCCGACCTGAACTGGGAGAACCCCGACGTCCGGGAGGAGATCTTCGACATGATGCAGTGGTGGCTGGACAAGGGAATCGACGGGTTCCGGATGGACGTCATCAACCTCATCTCGAAGGTCGAGGAGGACGCCCCCGAGGATGCCATCCCGGAACACTACTTCAACGGCCCGCGCATCCACGAGTACCTCCAGGACATGAACGAGGAGGTGCTGGAAGGCGAGAACCTCCTGACCGTCGGCGAGATGATCGGCGACGAGATGCCGATGGAGACCGCCCGCCAGTACGTCGGCGAGGACGGCGACGGTCTCAGCATGATATTCCACTTCGAGCACATGCTGCTCGACCGCGGCCACCACATCTGGGAGCGCGAGGAGCTCGACCTCACGGAGTTCAAGGCCGTCTTCGACCGCTGGCAGGACGGCCTGGCCGACGACGGCTGGAACAGCCTCTACCTGAACAACCACGACCAGCCCCGGCAGGTCTCCCGGTTCGGCAACGACGACGAGTACCGCCGCGAGTCCGCGAAACTGCTGGGGACGTTCCTGCACACGCTGCAGGGCACGCCCTACATCTACCAGGGCGAGGAACTCGGAATGACGAACTACCCCTTCGAGTCCCTCGAGGACTACCAGGACGTGGACACGGTGAACCCGGTCCGGAACGCGCTCGACGACGGCACCATCGACTCCTTCGAGGACGTGGCCGACGACGTGCGCCAGAACTCCCGCGACAACGCCCGGACCCCGATGCAGTGGTCCGACGACGAGCACGCCGGCTTCACCGACGGCGAGCCCTGGATGCCGGTGAACCCGAACTACGAGCACGTCAACGCCGAGGCCGAGCGCGCCGACCCCGACTCGGTGTTCCACTACTACCGCGACCTCATCGCCCTGCGCGACGAGCACGACGTGCTGGTCTCCGGCGAGTACGACCAGCTCACGCCCGACCACGAGGAACTGTGGGCGTACACACGGACCAGCGAGGACGGTCGCCTGCTCGTGGCGCTGAACTTCGCCGATACTGCGACCAGCGCGGGAATGGCCGGGCTGGTCGACCTCGACGACGCGGAGCCGACGCTCCTCATCGGGAACTACGGCCAGCGCGAGGAGTCGGTCGACGCGTCCGACCTCGCCACGGTCGACCTGCGACCGTGGGAGGCGCGCGTCTACCGGCTCGACTAG
- a CDS encoding lamin tail domain-containing protein, translated as MSHPEKVHHSPLAVDEIRNDPVGRDVKHLDEEYVRFENTGDDPLDISGWTVENDAGERYEFPEGTVLEPGFHLTLHTGSGADTETDHYWGSEKPVWNNLEDSVFVRDDTGTLRIRETYNK; from the coding sequence ATGAGCCACCCAGAGAAGGTCCACCACAGCCCGCTGGCGGTAGACGAGATCCGCAACGACCCGGTCGGTCGGGACGTGAAACACCTCGACGAGGAGTACGTCCGGTTCGAGAACACCGGCGACGATCCGCTCGACATCTCGGGCTGGACCGTCGAGAACGACGCCGGCGAGCGATACGAGTTCCCCGAGGGGACCGTCCTCGAGCCAGGATTCCACCTCACGCTCCACACCGGCAGTGGGGCCGACACGGAGACGGACCACTACTGGGGCTCCGAGAAACCGGTGTGGAACAACCTGGAGGATTCGGTGTTCGTCCGGGACGACACCGGGACCCTCCGGATCCGGGAGACCTACAACAAATAG
- a CDS encoding proteasome assembly chaperone family protein, with amino-acid sequence MEGHQQPIDPGSFSIEHEAPPSPTLICGFSAFGLAGLVAADFLVKQLALEETGHIVTDALAPFTPFEDGVPRHHSRLFSTPESAVSVLVNDLFVPPWATDPFATAILEWGDENAVEEVTVLVGAPFAHTEDQHVVSYIATEDYREHRLAGSDLPPMRTGYLEGINASLVSRGIDSTLRVGLLVTPVHAQPPDVDAAIRLVEVVSDLYGFDVDAGPLDSFATAVEQHYQDLGRKVAEEPGSAPEDRMYM; translated from the coding sequence ATGGAAGGACACCAACAGCCCATCGACCCGGGGTCGTTCAGCATCGAGCACGAGGCGCCCCCGTCTCCGACGCTCATCTGTGGGTTCTCGGCGTTCGGACTCGCGGGGCTCGTCGCCGCCGACTTCCTCGTGAAACAGCTCGCCCTCGAAGAGACCGGTCACATCGTCACGGACGCGCTGGCACCGTTCACGCCCTTCGAAGACGGAGTGCCGCGACACCACTCACGTCTGTTCTCCACGCCCGAATCCGCCGTCAGCGTCCTCGTCAACGACCTGTTCGTGCCACCGTGGGCGACTGACCCCTTCGCGACGGCCATCCTCGAATGGGGAGACGAGAACGCGGTCGAGGAGGTGACGGTCCTCGTCGGCGCACCCTTCGCCCACACCGAGGACCAGCACGTCGTCTCCTACATCGCGACCGAGGACTACCGCGAACACCGGCTCGCCGGCAGCGACCTCCCGCCGATGCGGACCGGCTACCTCGAGGGCATCAACGCGAGCCTGGTGAGCCGCGGTATCGACTCGACGCTCCGCGTGGGTCTGCTGGTGACGCCGGTCCACGCCCAGCCGCCGGACGTCGATGCCGCCATCAGGCTGGTCGAGGTGGTCTCCGACCTCTACGGGTTCGACGTTGACGCGGGGCCCCTCGATTCCTTCGCCACCGCGGTCGAGCAGCACTACCAGGACCTCGGCCGAAAGGTGGCCGAGGAGCCGGGGTCCGCACCAGAGGACCGGATGTACATGTAG
- a CDS encoding lamin tail domain-containing protein — MRRRDFLTSLTVAAAGTALGTSATSAARAATGTIDSLEFDSTASLLDSSGNVLTDDSLVAVKAETSAVNDDADGNGDAVAYPYDTDIPLVAVDESSAGTVVGFGATLVSDDANFRSDNEEFVLNVFDAYLGGSGTILYDEGHDAYHTLTDFSNMANYAETQQDYAVSATSDISADLAGADAVWLTGPSTAYTSTEKQDLADFVAGGGDVFIFDRADYSNYDETANLNDIASALSLSFRFNDDQVTDDTNNGGVYYKPTTTRFDTTFDFFADRPGMEIDPNATHTVDVVGVSDGDTATVRFDSGREENVRILGMDTPEKEQYQQYERTQEWEGIESMTYLADWGANATTWGENELGGKTIDLSFDDNEPGIFDQYDRLLGYIHYDATGDGTRDDFYNLRTVQNGYARVYASGFSNYETFYDAEVTAQQNGTNLWSQSDPSATDPIRNRTVDDQFFPDAASVRTSSGAISQSRVPVLAESEATQTDSPSVSYTDIPLVGVDEAANVAMVGSPFIDESFEQAEGYAVDTSTYENFTFLTNLLDWLSDSSGKVVIDGGHGQFSADYALSSEDVAYYQRYLEGVGIDFDQVNNLTSDNLSNARALVVTSPADSFTTSETDAVSQFVADGGSVVLVGAASATSTARSNLNTLAADLGSDLRLNDGQVEDATNNVNSDAAVPVSTRFDTSFPLFSAFDGSNTGGSGTLELVKVHADAEGTESENLNDEYVVFENTGSGSMELTNYVVEDAAGKSYTVPEFSLDAGARVTLHTGSGTDSATDLYWNRSSAVWNNSGDTVIVTDDSGTEVINRTYSGDGFDETDDGSTSDSIVVKNVHEDAEGTDSENLNDEYVVFENTGSSAVDMTDYVCEDEAAHDYVFPSFTLDAGATVTLHTGSGTDTSTDLYWGSGSSIWNNAGDTVYLFDASGNTVLTHSY, encoded by the coding sequence ATGCGACGACGTGACTTCCTCACATCGCTCACTGTCGCGGCGGCGGGCACAGCACTCGGTACCTCGGCGACCTCTGCGGCGCGAGCTGCCACGGGCACCATCGACTCGCTGGAGTTCGACTCCACGGCGAGCCTCCTCGATTCCTCCGGGAACGTCCTGACCGACGACTCGCTCGTCGCGGTGAAGGCGGAGACCTCCGCGGTCAACGACGACGCCGACGGGAACGGCGACGCGGTCGCGTACCCCTACGACACGGACATCCCGCTCGTGGCGGTCGACGAGTCGAGCGCGGGCACGGTCGTCGGCTTCGGGGCGACGCTCGTCTCCGACGACGCCAACTTCCGGAGCGATAACGAGGAGTTCGTCCTCAACGTCTTCGACGCCTACCTCGGCGGTTCGGGCACTATCCTCTACGACGAGGGCCACGACGCCTACCACACGCTGACGGACTTCTCGAACATGGCGAACTACGCCGAGACCCAGCAGGACTACGCGGTCTCGGCCACCTCGGACATCTCCGCCGACCTCGCCGGGGCCGACGCGGTCTGGCTCACCGGGCCGTCCACGGCCTACACCAGCACGGAGAAGCAGGACCTCGCGGACTTCGTGGCGGGCGGCGGTGACGTCTTCATCTTCGACCGCGCGGACTACTCGAACTACGACGAGACCGCGAACCTGAACGACATCGCGAGCGCCCTCTCGCTCTCGTTCCGGTTCAACGACGACCAGGTCACCGACGACACGAACAACGGCGGCGTCTACTACAAGCCGACGACCACCCGGTTCGACACCACGTTCGACTTCTTCGCGGACCGACCTGGCATGGAGATCGACCCGAACGCGACCCACACGGTCGACGTGGTCGGCGTCAGCGACGGGGACACCGCGACTGTCCGGTTCGACTCCGGGCGCGAGGAGAACGTCCGCATCCTCGGGATGGACACGCCCGAGAAGGAGCAGTACCAGCAGTACGAGCGCACCCAGGAGTGGGAGGGCATCGAGTCGATGACCTACCTCGCGGACTGGGGTGCGAACGCGACGACGTGGGGCGAGAACGAACTCGGCGGGAAGACCATCGACCTCTCGTTCGACGACAACGAACCCGGCATCTTCGACCAGTACGACCGTCTGCTCGGGTACATCCACTACGACGCGACCGGCGATGGCACCCGCGACGACTTCTACAACCTGCGGACGGTCCAGAACGGGTACGCCCGGGTCTACGCTTCCGGCTTCTCGAACTACGAGACCTTCTACGACGCCGAGGTCACGGCCCAGCAGAACGGCACGAACCTCTGGTCCCAGAGCGACCCCTCGGCGACCGACCCCATCCGGAACCGCACCGTCGACGACCAGTTCTTCCCCGACGCGGCCTCGGTACGGACGAGCTCGGGCGCCATCAGCCAGTCCCGGGTCCCGGTCCTCGCGGAGTCCGAGGCCACCCAGACCGACAGCCCGAGCGTCTCCTACACCGACATCCCCCTCGTCGGCGTCGACGAGGCCGCCAACGTCGCGATGGTCGGCTCGCCGTTCATCGACGAGTCCTTCGAACAGGCCGAGGGCTACGCGGTCGACACCTCGACCTACGAGAACTTCACCTTCCTGACGAACCTGCTCGACTGGCTCTCGGACAGTAGTGGGAAGGTCGTCATCGACGGCGGCCACGGCCAGTTCAGCGCGGACTACGCCCTCTCCAGCGAGGACGTGGCGTACTACCAGCGCTACCTCGAAGGCGTCGGCATCGACTTCGACCAGGTGAACAACCTGACCTCGGACAACCTCTCGAACGCCCGTGCGCTCGTCGTCACCTCGCCTGCCGACTCCTTCACGACGAGCGAGACCGACGCTGTCTCGCAGTTCGTCGCCGACGGCGGCTCTGTCGTCCTCGTCGGCGCGGCCAGTGCGACGAGCACCGCCCGGTCGAACCTCAACACGCTCGCGGCCGACCTCGGCAGCGACCTGCGCCTGAACGACGGGCAGGTCGAGGACGCGACGAACAACGTCAATTCGGACGCGGCCGTCCCGGTCAGTACCCGATTCGACACCTCCTTCCCGCTGTTCTCCGCGTTCGACGGGAGCAACACCGGCGGGTCGGGCACCCTCGAACTCGTCAAGGTCCACGCCGACGCCGAGGGCACCGAGTCCGAGAACCTCAACGACGAGTACGTCGTCTTCGAGAACACCGGCTCCGGGTCGATGGAGCTGACGAACTACGTGGTCGAGGACGCCGCCGGCAAGAGCTACACCGTCCCCGAGTTCAGCCTCGACGCTGGCGCACGCGTCACGCTCCACACCGGGAGTGGCACCGACTCCGCGACCGACCTCTACTGGAACCGCAGCTCCGCGGTCTGGAACAACTCCGGCGACACCGTCATCGTCACCGACGACTCGGGTACCGAGGTCATCAACCGCACCTACAGCGGCGACGGCTTCGACGAGACCGACGACGGCAGCACCAGTGACAGCATCGTCGTCAAGAACGTCCACGAGGACGCCGAGGGGACCGACTCGGAGAACCTCAACGACGAGTACGTCGTCTTCGAGAACACCGGCAGTTCGGCGGTCGACATGACCGACTACGTCTGCGAGGACGAGGCGGCCCACGACTACGTCTTCCCGTCGTTCACCCTCGACGCGGGCGCGACCGTCACGCTGCACACCGGGAGTGGGACGGACACCAGTACCGACCTCTACTGGGGGTCAGGCTCCAGCATCTGGAACAACGCCGGGGACACGGTCTACCTGTTCGACGCGAGCGGGAACACGGTGCTGACCCACTCGTACTGA
- a CDS encoding Hsp20/alpha crystallin family protein translates to MSTRSNPFEELQRLLDQMGRQFAEFDDARGSQGGSLQAWGQDAAAPMPLDIEDVDDKLVVTAELPGFDRDEIAVSIDDGTLTIEAEHESTAEEREGTFLHRERTQRTLKRSVSLPAAVDAADVAATYRNGVLTVTLQKSGQSEGTEIDIE, encoded by the coding sequence ATGAGTACACGAAGCAACCCGTTCGAGGAGCTCCAGCGGCTCCTCGACCAGATGGGACGACAGTTCGCCGAGTTCGACGACGCCCGGGGCAGCCAGGGAGGGTCGCTGCAGGCGTGGGGGCAGGACGCGGCCGCGCCGATGCCACTGGACATCGAGGACGTCGACGACAAGCTCGTCGTCACCGCGGAGCTGCCGGGGTTCGACCGCGACGAGATCGCGGTCAGCATCGACGATGGAACCCTCACCATCGAGGCCGAACACGAGAGTACCGCAGAGGAGCGCGAGGGGACGTTCCTGCACCGCGAGCGCACCCAGCGCACACTGAAGCGGTCGGTAAGCCTGCCGGCGGCCGTCGACGCTGCCGACGTGGCGGCGACCTACCGGAACGGGGTGTTGACCGTCACGCTCCAGAAGAGCGGGCAGTCGGAAGGGACCGAAATCGACATCGAGTGA
- a CDS encoding alpha-hydroxy-acid oxidizing protein encodes MPDDTTSTPYGRFRQTTVYTTGMLTGETPDVPASYEALKRRAAEVLEGDAYDYVAGGAGSEATKRHNRVAFEDYRIVPRVMQDTAERDLSTEVLGQTFDVPVLLAPIGAQGILHEEGDLASARAAERLNVPYVCSTQSSETLEDVSEELGETPKWFQLYWSEDRELTESLVSRAEEAGYDALMVTLDTPHLGWRERDVSRGFLPFLAGDGIANYVSDPVFRDRLAQPPEENERAAAQEFVEVFSDPSLTWADLDWLASQTDLPIVCKGILHPADAEQAVAHGAEGVVVSNHGGRQVDGEVAALRQLPTISHRIGDDATVLFDSGIRRGADAVKALALGADAVMLGRPYAYGLGIDGENGVHEVVENFLADFDLTVALTGNDSVSDIDRDLLVEA; translated from the coding sequence ATGCCGGATGATACCACGTCGACGCCCTACGGCCGGTTCCGACAGACGACCGTGTACACGACCGGGATGCTCACCGGCGAGACGCCGGACGTCCCTGCCTCCTACGAGGCGCTGAAGCGACGGGCGGCCGAGGTGCTGGAGGGTGACGCCTACGACTACGTCGCCGGCGGCGCTGGCTCGGAGGCGACGAAGCGCCACAACCGGGTCGCCTTCGAGGACTACCGCATCGTCCCGCGGGTGATGCAAGACACCGCCGAGCGGGACCTCTCCACCGAGGTGCTCGGCCAGACGTTCGACGTGCCGGTCCTGCTCGCCCCCATCGGCGCACAGGGCATCCTCCACGAGGAGGGCGACCTCGCGAGCGCCCGGGCGGCGGAGCGACTGAACGTCCCATACGTCTGCTCGACCCAGTCCTCCGAGACGCTGGAGGACGTCTCCGAGGAACTGGGCGAGACGCCGAAGTGGTTCCAGCTCTACTGGAGCGAAGACCGCGAACTGACCGAGAGCCTGGTCAGCCGGGCCGAGGAGGCCGGCTACGACGCGCTGATGGTCACGCTCGACACGCCCCACCTCGGCTGGCGCGAGCGCGACGTGAGCCGCGGGTTCCTCCCGTTCCTCGCGGGCGACGGCATCGCCAACTACGTCTCGGACCCGGTCTTCCGCGACCGGCTGGCCCAGCCGCCGGAGGAGAACGAGCGCGCGGCCGCCCAGGAGTTCGTCGAGGTGTTCTCGGACCCGTCGCTGACGTGGGCGGACCTCGACTGGCTCGCCAGCCAGACCGACCTGCCCATCGTGTGCAAGGGCATCCTCCACCCGGCCGACGCGGAGCAGGCGGTCGCCCACGGGGCCGAGGGCGTGGTCGTCTCGAACCACGGCGGGCGCCAGGTCGACGGCGAGGTCGCGGCCCTTCGCCAGTTGCCGACTATCTCACACCGCATCGGCGACGACGCGACGGTGCTGTTCGACTCGGGCATCCGTCGTGGCGCGGACGCGGTGAAGGCGCTGGCGCTGGGCGCCGACGCCGTCATGCTCGGCAGACCCTACGCCTACGGGCTGGGAATCGACGGCGAGAACGGGGTCCACGAGGTCGTCGAGAACTTCCTCGCGGACTTCGATCTCACCGTCGCGCTCACGGGAAACGACAGCGTCTCGGACATCGACCGCGACCTCCTGGTCGAGGCCTGA